From Megalops cyprinoides isolate fMegCyp1 chromosome 18, fMegCyp1.pri, whole genome shotgun sequence, one genomic window encodes:
- the LOC118793535 gene encoding uncharacterized protein LOC118793535, which yields MPEKEGVKKEEEEESEEEKPPPAPRRRNSKDPPPKMGGETPSLVSPAAPCVSELRLVLLGRTGAGKSAAGNTILGREEFVSHASSPPVTLESEKKRECVAGRRVSVVDTPDWFCPALSLGDLRRDVGLCFNLSSPGPHAFLLVIPVGRFTGEERGVLDRILGVFGEGAVGHTMVLFTHGDELRDRTIEDFIQTGSEDLRWLVEKCGNRYHVLNNNSMGDGTQVTQLLQKVEEMVAGQNGSHYCSDTYMRAESKIIGLTEMTPDIVAKRTALAEYKRSPTVKSLQILRAARSKVHQSARHCASEYWTQLSKNIQTTTEMGNIGGMYDGIRRFGPARNKTAPLKSSTGEVITDKALDTIECLPIMEELDTEPTSMTESFLTDMKGTVQFSGSSSELFNIRSSVKQGCMLAPTLFGTFFALLLKHTFGTATEGIYLRTRSDGRLFSLARLRAKTRVTEAPPVISINDYELNVIHQFTYLGSTITDNLSLDTQIDKRIGKAAITLARLTTRVWNNPKLTVKTKMAVYDTCVISTLLYGNESWTTYARQERRLNTFHLRGIRHILGISWQDGVPNAEVLSRADPASMFTLLRQRRLGWLGHVHCMEDGRIPKDILYGELASGTRTNGRPKLRYKDVSKRDMKPLESICAIQEAENERAFIKPKTSVRRMASAKPPLLPELRLVLLGWTDSGKTCAGNTILGRKAFLTQKSTEECERQQGHVKGREVTVVDTPGWKRIAPLTFFRKDIVRGVELCPPGPHALLLVLRLDKEVEEKSLEELLALLSDRVWRRTIVLFTHADTGGAIEHRIASKGKAHQRLLKKCGNRYHVFNNVNWGNSSQVTELLEKIEGMVETNQEKFLPSRDVSKVLFTKREEQRGDRETQREETPENRGMKGDQEQTLDKEELPPVVRRNSMEIPPKKREEETCFQTEETAMMPQKEGMKKEEEEESEEEEPPPAPRRRNSKELPPEREGLHRAQRRREDLEMLAQEIPTKMDPQQETEELTLPVKRCSDVGGETPSPVSPAAPCVSELRLVLLGRTGAGKSAAGNTILGREEFVSQASSLPVTLESDKKRGFVAGRRVSVVDTPDWFCPGFSLRQMSWDVGLCFNLSSPGPHAFLLVIPVGRFTGEERGVLDRVLRVFGEGAVGHTMVLFTHGDELRDRTIEEFIQTGSEDLHWLVEKCGNRYHVLSNNSMGDGTQVTQLLQKVEEMVAGQNGSHYCTDTYRRVESEIIKLKEQLLTGRQERRKNEEERVKEKNEKEMQNYRNL from the exons ATGCCTGAGAAAGAGGGGgtgaagaaggaggaagaggaggaatcaGAGGAGGAAAAGCCCCCACCTGCACCCAGGAGGAGGAACAGTAAAGACCCCCCTCCAAAAA TGGGTGGAGAGACTCCCAGTCTGGTCTCCCCAGCAgctccctgtgtctctgagcTCAGGCTGGTCCTGCTGGGTCGCACTGGGGCTGGGAAGAGTGCAGCgggaaacaccatcctgggcagagaggagtttgtgTCCCATGCCAGCTCACCTCCGGTGACCCTGGAGagtgaaaagaagagagagtgTGTTGCCGGGAGACGGGTGTCTGTGGTGGACACTCCAGACTGGTTCtgtcctgcactctctctgGGGGATTTGAGGCGGGATGTGGGGCTCTGTTTTAACCTCTCCTCCCCAGGACCCCACGCCTTCCTCCTGGTCATTCCAGTGGGCAGATTcacaggggaggagagaggcgtGCTGGACAGGATCCTGGGAGTGTTTGGGGAGGGTGCAGTGGGACACACCATGGTGCTTTTCACCCATGGGGATGAACTGAGGGACAGGACCATTGAGGACTTTATCCAGACAGGGAGTGAGGACCTCCGCTGGCTggtagagaaatgtgggaacaggtatcatgttctgAACAATAACAGCATGGGAGATGGCACTCAGGTCACACAGCTACTGcagaaggtggaggagatggtggcaggacaaaatggcagccattaCTGCAGTGACACCTACATGAGGGCAGAATCTAAAATCATagga TTGACCGAGATGACTCCTGATATTGTAGCCAAGCGCACTGCCCTTGCCGAGTACAAGCGGTCGCCCACTGTGAAGAGCTTGCAGATTCTCAGGGCCGCCAGGAGCAAGGTTCACCAGTCTGCCAGGCACTGCGCCAGCGAGTATTGGACACAGCTCAGTAAAAACATCCAGACCACCACCGAAATGGGCAACATCGGGGGGATGTACGATGGCATCAGGAGATTCGGACCAGCCCGGAACAAGACAGCTCCCCTCAAATCCTCCACTGGGGAAGTTATCACAGACAAAG CCCTTGACACCATCGAATGCCTGCCGATCATGGAAGAGCTTGACACAGAGCCGACG AGCATGACTGAATCCTTCCTCACTGATATGAAGGGGACTGTGCAGTTCAGTGGCAGCTCCTCTGAGCTCTTCAACATCCGCAGCAGCGTCAAACAAGGCTGCATGCTTGCTCCAACACTCTTTGGGACCTTCTTCGCTCTGCTCCTGAAGCACACCTTCGGCACTGCGACAGAGGGGATCTACCTGCGTACCAGATCAGATGGCAGGCTTTTCAGCCTTGCCCGCCTCAGAGCCAAGACAAGG GTTACAGAGGCACCACCAGTCATCTCCATCAACGACTACGAACTCAATGTCATCCATCAGTTCACCTACCTCGGATCCACCATCACCGACAACCTCTCCCTGGACACACAAATCGACAAGAGGATTGGAAAGGCAGCTATAACACTTGCCCGCCTCACCACTCGAGTGTGGAATAACCCCAAGCTGACGGTGAAGACCAAGATGGCAGTGTACGACACCTGTGTCATCAGCACATTGCTGTATGGAAACGAGTCATGGACTACTTATGCCAGACAGGAGAGAAGACTTAACACCTTCCACCTGAGAGGCATCCGTCATATCCTGGGCATATCCTGGCAAGACGGAGTGCCCAATGCCGAGGTCCTGTCTCGTGCTGACCCTGCCAGCATGTTCACTCTGCTCAGACAGCGCAGGTTGGGCTGGCTGGGCCACGTCCACTGCATGGAGGATGGCCGCATCCCAAAAGACATCCTCTATGGGGAGCTGGCATCTGGGACGAGAACCAATGGTCGCCCCAAACTGCGTTACAAGGATGTCTCCAAAAGAGACATGAAGCCGCTCGA AAGTATCTGTGCAATTCAGGAAGCTGAAAACGAAAGGGCCTTCATCAAGCCAAAGACGA gtGTGAGAAGAATGGCATCGGCtaaaccccccctcctcccggaGCTGAGGCTGGTGCTGCTGGGATGGACAGACAGTGGGAAGACCTGcgcaggaaacaccatcctgggcagaaaGGCGTTTCTCACACAGAAATCAACGGAGGAGTGTGAGAGGCAGCAGGGTCATGTCAAAGGGAGGGAGGTGACTGTGGTGGACACACCAGGCTGGAAAAGAATCGCGCCTCTAACGTTTTTCAGGAAGGACATTGTGCGTGGCGTGGAGCTGTGCCCCCCAGGGCCCCATGCCCTCCTGCTGGTGCTCCGCCTGGacaaggaggtggaggagaagtctctggaggagctgctggcccTCCTCAGTGACAGAGTGTGGAGACGCACCATAGTGCTCTTCACCCATGCTGACACAGGGGGAGCCATCGAGCACCGCATCGCCAGCAAGGGGAAGGCCCACCAACGGCTTCTGAAAAAGTGCGGGAACAGGTACCATGTTTTTAACAATGTGAACTGGGGCAACAGCTCTCAGGtaacagagctgctggagaagatcgAGGGGATGGTGGAGACAAACCAAGAAAAATTCTTACCCAGTAGAGATGTCAGTAAAGTGTTATTCACCaagagagaagagcagaggggagacagagagactcagagagaggaaacaccAGAGAACAGGGGGATGAAAGGGGACCAGGAGCAGACGTTGGATAAGGAAGAGCTCCCTCCAGTGGTCAGGAGGAACAGCATGGAAATCCCTCCAAAAA agagggaagaggagaccTGTTTCCAGACAGAAGAGACAGCAATGATGCCTCAGAAAGAGGGGAtgaagaaggaggaagaggaggaatcaGAGGAGGAAGAGCCCCCACCTGCACCCAGGAGGAGGAACAGTAAAGAACTCCCTCCAGAAA gagaggggcTACACAGggctcagaggaggagagaagaccTGGAGATGCTGGCACAGGAGATACCAACCAAGATGGACCCTCAACAGGAAACAGAGGAGCTCACACTTCCTGTTAAAAGATGCAGTGATG TGGGTGGAGAGACTCCCAGTCCGGTCTCCCCAGCGgctccctgtgtctctgagcTCAGGCTGGTTCTGCTGGGTCGCACTGGGGCTGGGAAGAGtgcagcaggaaacaccatcctgggcagagaggagtttgtgTCCCAGGCCAGCTCACTTCCGGTGACCCTGGAGAGTGACAAGAAGAGAGGGTTTGTTGCCGGGAGACGGGTGTCTGTGGTGGACACTCCAGACTGGTTCTGTCCTGGATTCTCTCTGAGGCAGATGAGTTGGGATGTGGGGCTCTGTTTTAACCTCTCCTCCCCAGGACCCCACGCCTTCCTCCTGGTCATTCCAGTGGGCAGATTcacaggggaggagaggggcgtgCTGGACAGGGTCCTGAGAGTGTTTGGGGAGGGTGCAGTGGGACATACCATGGTGCTTTTCACCCATGGGGATGAACTGAGGGACAGGACTATTGAGGAGTTTATCCAGACAGGGAGTGAGGACCTCCACTGGCTggtagagaaatgtgggaacaggtatcatgttctgAGCAATAACAGCATGGGAGATGGCACTCAGGTCACACAGCTACTGcagaaggtggaggagatggtggcaggacaaaatggcagccattaCTGCACTGACACCTACAGGAGGGTAGAATCTGAAATCATAAAATTAAAGGAGCAGTTActgacagggagacaggagagaaggaagaatGAAGAGGAGAGGGTGAAGGAGAAGAATGAGAAGGAAATGCAGAACTATCGCA ATTTATGA
- the smim20 gene encoding small integral membrane protein 20, whose product MARNTRIALIFGGFVTAVAAAFYPIFFHPLTHVNEYKQVQRENRAGINQADVQPVGVKIWSDPFKTK is encoded by the exons ATGGCCCGGAATACGAGGATCGCGCTCATATTCGGAGGCTTTGTAACAGCGGTCGCAGCCGCTTTCTATCCGATATTTTTTCATCCACTCACACACGTAAATGAGTACA AACAAGTCCAGAGAGAAAACCGAGCTGGAATTAACCAAGCAGACGTTCAGCCCGTAG GGGTGAAGATATGGTCAGATCCCTTCAAAACAAAGTGA